A genome region from Alphaproteobacteria bacterium includes the following:
- a CDS encoding deoxyhypusine synthase, whose translation MKSNLKAVKAKPHPKSNRKAALLNTPIEHIDIKKFDARPIIDGMGKMSFTSRDLSRAADIFNTMLQDKGATSILTLAGSTSAGGCMDLYTEMVKSNMVDVIVATGASIVDMDFFEALGFKHYRADSQVDDRELRDLYIDRIYDTYIDEEDLQAVDHTIFEIAQSLERRPYSSREFIWEMGKYLTKKAKKKNSLIAACYEHGVPIFCPAFVDSSAGFGLVLHQKKNPKNYMCIDAVADFRELTDVKIAAGTTGLLMIGGGVPKNFTQDTVVCAEILGHKDVDMHKYAVQITIADVRDGACSSSTLKEACSWGKVDVALEQMVFAEAGSVMPLLASDAYHRGYWKKRSRRNWNKLFK comes from the coding sequence ATGAAAAGCAACCTGAAAGCCGTGAAGGCGAAACCCCACCCGAAAAGCAACCGCAAGGCGGCGCTGCTGAACACCCCGATCGAGCATATCGACATCAAGAAATTCGATGCGCGCCCGATCATCGACGGTATGGGCAAAATGTCCTTCACCTCGCGCGACCTTTCCCGCGCGGCAGATATTTTCAACACCATGCTGCAGGACAAGGGCGCGACCTCCATCCTGACGCTCGCGGGCTCCACCTCGGCCGGCGGCTGCATGGACCTGTACACCGAAATGGTGAAAAGCAACATGGTCGACGTGATCGTCGCAACCGGCGCATCAATCGTGGACATGGACTTCTTCGAAGCGCTCGGCTTCAAGCATTACCGCGCCGACAGCCAGGTGGATGACCGCGAACTGCGCGATCTTTACATCGACCGCATTTACGACACCTATATTGACGAAGAAGACCTGCAGGCTGTCGACCACACCATCTTTGAAATCGCGCAGAGCCTCGAGCGCCGCCCCTATTCGTCGCGCGAATTCATCTGGGAAATGGGCAAATACCTGACGAAAAAAGCGAAGAAGAAAAACTCGCTGATCGCTGCATGCTATGAACACGGCGTGCCGATCTTCTGCCCCGCTTTCGTGGATTCTTCCGCTGGTTTCGGCCTTGTGCTGCACCAGAAGAAAAACCCCAAGAACTATATGTGCATCGACGCGGTGGCTGACTTCCGCGAACTGACCGACGTGAAAATCGCAGCCGGCACCACCGGCCTGCTGATGATCGGCGGCGGCGTGCCGAAAAACTTCACGCAGGACACCGTCGTCTGCGCGGAAATCCTCGGCCACAAAGATGTTGATATGCACAAATATGCCGTGCAGATCACCATCGCCGATGTGCGCGACGGCGCCTGCTCCTCCTCCACGCTGAAAGAAGCGTGCAGCTGGGGTAAGGTGGACGTTGCGCTTGAGCAGATGGTGTTCGCGGAAGCAGGCTCGGTCATGCCGCTGCTGGCATCCGACGCTTATCATCGCGGCTACTGGAAAAAACGCAGCCGCCGCAACTGGAACAAGCTGTTCAAGTAA
- the speB gene encoding agmatinase encodes MEFMKPADGFLGLEKGDAVSPKDAQVVVIPFGLEASVSYGGGTSKGPAAMINASHQVELFDDEFWSEPFREYGVVTAKPVKIAKSVEKALEQLDAQVEEVLAMGKFPFVFGGEHSITAGAIRPYARNFKDVAVLHFDAHADLRDGYHGEHYSHASAICRTMDPANVSVYSFGIRNISSGEIPFLEKNKKRLKIYWAREKHLWDMKEIVRNFKGKNVYVTFDIDAFDASMIPATGTPEPGGLFWDEAVNIIREVAKVSTFIGADVNELAPKPNMHGCDFLAAKLAYKIMSYAFLAKKVKTRTKKLA; translated from the coding sequence ATGGAATTCATGAAACCCGCCGACGGCTTCCTCGGCCTTGAAAAGGGCGATGCCGTATCGCCCAAAGACGCGCAAGTCGTCGTCATTCCCTTCGGCCTTGAAGCGTCGGTGTCCTATGGCGGCGGCACGTCGAAAGGCCCCGCCGCGATGATCAACGCGTCGCATCAAGTCGAATTGTTCGACGACGAATTCTGGAGCGAACCGTTCCGCGAATACGGCGTTGTGACCGCAAAACCCGTGAAGATCGCAAAATCGGTCGAAAAGGCGCTGGAACAGCTGGATGCACAAGTCGAAGAAGTGCTGGCGATGGGCAAATTTCCCTTCGTGTTCGGCGGCGAACATTCGATCACGGCGGGCGCGATCCGTCCCTATGCGCGCAATTTCAAGGATGTGGCGGTGCTGCATTTCGACGCGCATGCCGACCTGCGCGACGGTTATCATGGCGAGCATTATTCCCATGCGTCAGCCATCTGCCGCACGATGGATCCTGCGAATGTCAGCGTTTATTCATTTGGCATCCGCAACATATCGTCTGGCGAAATCCCGTTCCTGGAGAAAAACAAGAAACGCCTGAAAATCTACTGGGCGCGCGAAAAGCACCTGTGGGACATGAAGGAGATCGTGCGCAACTTCAAGGGCAAGAACGTCTATGTCACCTTCGACATTGACGCGTTTGACGCCAGCATGATCCCCGCGACCGGCACGCCGGAGCCGGGCGGGTTGTTCTGGGACGAAGCCGTCAACATCATCCGCGAAGTCGCGAAGGTCTCGACCTTCATCGGCGCGGATGTGAACGAACTGGCGCCCAAGCCCAATATGCATGGCTGCGACTTCCTCGCCGCCAAGCTGGCCTACAAGATCATGAGCTACGCTTTCCTGGCGAAGAAAGTCAAAACGCGCACGAAAAAGCTCGCGTAA
- a CDS encoding NUDIX hydrolase codes for MAQFNVRATGVLMSDEGEVLLLKRAPAPGSEFIGWEFCGGGVEHGESPEDALAREYKEETGLKVDVMQIFHARTGKREGQPLLNLAYLCRPLGDKVKLTPEHSEFVWVPIEDLDQHDLGPHVNLDRDAFLAISKGSGMIDDE; via the coding sequence ATGGCACAATTCAATGTCCGCGCAACCGGCGTGCTGATGAGCGACGAGGGCGAAGTCCTGCTATTGAAGCGCGCGCCCGCGCCGGGATCGGAATTCATCGGCTGGGAATTCTGCGGCGGCGGCGTGGAGCATGGGGAGTCACCCGAAGACGCGCTCGCCCGCGAATACAAGGAAGAAACCGGGTTGAAGGTCGATGTGATGCAGATTTTCCACGCCCGCACGGGAAAACGCGAAGGTCAGCCGCTTTTGAACCTCGCATATCTCTGCCGCCCGCTCGGCGACAAGGTGAAGCTGACGCCGGAGCATAGCGAATTCGTCTGGGTGCCGATCGAAGACCTCGACCAGCATGACCTTGGCCCCCACGTAAACCTCGACCGCGACGCTTTCCTGGCGATTTCCAAGGGCAGCGGGATGATCGACGACGAGTAA